In Castanea sativa cultivar Marrone di Chiusa Pesio chromosome 6, ASM4071231v1, a single window of DNA contains:
- the LOC142639964 gene encoding putative mitochondrial protein AtMg00310, translated as MGWKEKNISKAGREVLIKTVAQAIPTYSMSIFKIPRVVCDGMNSALAKYWWGKTRNERKIHWINWGKLCTPKDRGGVRFRDIHAFNLAMLAKQAWRLTHGTHSLFYRVYKARYFPTCSFMEAELGSNPSYVWHSLLSARDVIRKDQYGVLVMVARRVLRATGGFLTS; from the coding sequence ATGGGctggaaggaaaaaaatatttctaaagcTGGGAGGGAAGTGTTGATCAAGACGGTGGCGCAAGCTATCCCGACGTACTCCATGAGCATCTTCAAGATACCTAGGGTGGTGTGTGATGGGATGAACTCAGCCTTAGCGAAATATTGGTGGGGGAAGACTCGAAATGAGCGGAAGATACACTGGATCAATTGGGGCAAGTTGTGCACTCCAAAAGATAGAGGTGGGGTGCGTTTTCGTGATATCCATGCATTTAATCTCGCAATGCTAGCTAAGCAGGCATGGCGGCTGACCCATGGGACTCACTCATTGTTTTACCGAGTTTATAAAGCTAGGTACTTTCCCACCTGCTCATTCATGGAGGCAGAATTGGGTAGTAACCCCTCTTATGTCTGGCACAGCCTTCTCAGTGCAAGGGACGTGATAAGGAAGGATCAATATGGAGTATTGGTGATGGTTGCACGACGGGTATTAAGAGCCACAGGTGGCTTCCTCACCTCCTAA